The proteins below come from a single Corynebacterium cystitidis genomic window:
- a CDS encoding TetR/AcrR family transcriptional regulator, whose translation MPIISDTELQRRRDDILVGARKCFAEFGYEGATVRLLEDATGKSRGAIFHHFGDKESLFLAVAQQDAERQADVVAEGGLVEVMRDMLHHPERYDWLATRLEIVRKLRSDPEFKARWKAHQEVLDQAVAKRLQENAAQQRMRDDVPVGALHILLQTFMDGFITRLASGESTEHLDEVLDLVEQTVRGRVTPE comes from the coding sequence ATGCCGATTATCAGCGATACCGAGCTTCAGCGCCGGCGCGACGACATTCTTGTCGGCGCGCGGAAGTGTTTCGCTGAATTCGGCTATGAGGGCGCCACCGTGCGCCTGTTAGAAGACGCAACAGGTAAATCACGGGGCGCGATTTTCCATCACTTTGGCGATAAGGAGAGTCTTTTCTTGGCTGTTGCGCAGCAAGATGCTGAGCGACAAGCCGATGTTGTTGCTGAAGGCGGTCTGGTTGAAGTGATGCGTGACATGCTCCACCACCCGGAGCGCTATGACTGGCTTGCTACTCGTTTGGAGATTGTGCGCAAGCTCCGGTCGGATCCCGAGTTTAAGGCTCGTTGGAAGGCACACCAAGAGGTGCTCGACCAGGCAGTGGCCAAGCGCCTGCAGGAAAACGCGGCTCAGCAACGAATGCGCGATGATGTCCCCGTCGGGGCCTTGCATATCTTATTGCAAACTTTTATGGATGGCTTCATTACAAGGCTTGCTAGCGGCGAGAGTACGGAGCACCTCGATGAGGTGTTGGACTTGGTGGAGCAGACTGTCCGAGGTCGGGTTACCCCAGAATAG
- a CDS encoding PFL family protein translates to MELKFASHSILDTIEMIEKYRLDIRTVTMGISLLECARSTMEETAEAVYDRVTTQAGRLVEVCEGIETELGIPIVNKRVSVTPVSLVTAGCAGDPVVVAKALDRAAQAVGVNFIGGFSALVEKGATTSEKRLIDSIPEALSTTDLVCGSVNIATSRAGINMDAVARMGEVIKEAAELTKDNSSIACAKLVVFANAVGDNPFMAGAFHGIEEPDCVVSVGVSGPGVVDRALGNLEGASLNDVAEEIKKAAFKITRTGQLVGTMAAERLGVPFGIVDLSLAPTAEMGDSVAHILEHMGLDQVGTHGTTAALALLNDAVKKGGMMACSRVGGLSGSFIPVSEDKGMIDAVRSGAITMDKLEAMTSICSVGFDMIAIPGDTPATTIAGMIADEAAIGVMNHKTTAARLIPVPGTVPGDEVNFGGLLGYAPVIPVNEVGNAAFIGRGGYIPAPVHGFRN, encoded by the coding sequence ATGGAGCTGAAGTTTGCCAGCCACAGCATTCTCGACACGATCGAGATGATTGAGAAATACCGCTTAGATATCCGCACGGTCACCATGGGCATATCGCTGCTCGAGTGCGCTCGAAGCACCATGGAGGAAACAGCTGAAGCAGTCTATGATCGAGTGACTACCCAGGCGGGTCGCTTAGTGGAGGTCTGTGAGGGCATCGAGACTGAGCTAGGGATCCCGATTGTGAACAAACGGGTCTCCGTCACCCCAGTTTCGTTGGTGACGGCCGGGTGCGCAGGTGATCCCGTCGTGGTGGCCAAGGCACTCGACCGTGCCGCGCAGGCGGTTGGCGTGAACTTCATTGGCGGGTTCTCGGCGCTGGTGGAAAAGGGCGCTACGACCTCAGAAAAACGACTCATTGACTCGATTCCTGAGGCCTTATCCACCACCGATCTCGTCTGCGGTTCCGTCAATATCGCCACCTCACGGGCGGGTATCAATATGGATGCAGTAGCGCGCATGGGTGAGGTGATTAAAGAAGCCGCAGAGTTGACTAAAGATAACTCCTCAATCGCCTGCGCCAAACTCGTTGTATTTGCCAATGCTGTGGGCGATAACCCATTCATGGCCGGCGCCTTCCATGGCATCGAGGAGCCAGACTGCGTTGTGTCCGTGGGTGTTTCTGGCCCCGGTGTGGTAGACCGTGCGCTGGGCAACCTGGAGGGTGCAAGTCTCAATGACGTAGCTGAGGAGATCAAAAAAGCCGCATTCAAGATCACCCGTACCGGCCAGCTGGTGGGCACCATGGCCGCAGAGCGACTCGGCGTCCCATTCGGCATTGTCGATTTGTCGCTCGCTCCAACTGCTGAGATGGGCGATTCCGTGGCCCACATCCTCGAGCACATGGGCTTAGATCAAGTTGGCACTCATGGCACCACTGCTGCCCTCGCATTGCTAAACGACGCTGTGAAGAAAGGCGGGATGATGGCATGCTCGCGCGTCGGCGGATTGTCCGGCTCATTTATCCCTGTCTCTGAAGATAAGGGCATGATCGACGCCGTGAGGTCAGGGGCGATCACAATGGACAAGCTGGAAGCGATGACATCGATTTGCTCGGTCGGGTTCGACATGATTGCCATTCCGGGTGATACCCCGGCGACGACCATCGCCGGGATGATTGCTGATGAAGCAGCTATCGGTGTGATGAACCACAAGACTACCGCTGCCCGACTTATCCCCGTCCCAGGAACTGTCCCAGGAGATGAAGTAAACTTCGGTGGACTTCTTGGCTACGCGCCAGTAATCCCTGTAAATGAGGTTGGCAACGCTGCGTTTATCGGACGTGGTGGCTATATTCCTGCGCCAGTCCACGGTTTCCGAAATTAA
- a CDS encoding HAD-IC family P-type ATPase: protein MSTPAAPPDHPHAQSVDAVIKAVSTSTEGLAATDAQQRAEHHGPNTLPRAEQETALQRLLRQFNDPMIFVLIAAGILTALLGQIADTIVIAAVVVINALVGFFQEGKAANALESIRNMLSPESEVKRNGAWTKIPAADLVPGDLIKLRAGDKVPADARVIESASLRIEESALTGESVPSDKSTTPVEESADLGDRHSMAFSGTTVAAGSGTAVVTSTGSETQIGHITTMLDDVEQVETPLTKSMGKLSSVLAVVSVGLAVLMIVVAWVFYDYTFVELIMSAIGFAVAAIPEGLPAVMAITLALGVQKMAQRNSITRRMNSVETLGSVTTICSDKTGTLTKNEMTVRQVVTNHNTYEVTGTGYAPEGEVLLDGQTAHASDYPDLLRIARVASLTNDSSVIQQKDGSWRLNGEPTDGGIRTFALKAGFEEPGSDVRLSAVPFDSEFKYMATLDRVGEDDPRVHVKGAPDRLLARSAYQLDANGDTEPIDTVAWEKKVDELGATGQRVLAAAYRPATEADRDLSTERIDDGGLIFLGLYGIIDPPREEAIEAVETVQKAGIKVRMITGDHASTATAIAHEIGIIRDVGGTGTLTGAELEAATDEQLREMVKNTTVFARTSPEHKLRLVQALQANGEVVSMTGDGVNDAPSLKQADVGVAMGIKGTEATKDAADVVLADDNFATIAHAVKMGRTIYDNLKKAIVFMLPTNGAQGMVIFVSMLAGMTLPITPLQVLWVNLITAVTLSLALSFEPSEPGIMQRKPRDPKEAFLNSEAVIRIAYVSLLIGGATIGVFAWQMSNGVDVDMARTVAVNTLVVAQIFYLFTARFTRVSALRAELFTTNPASWICVGLIMALQLVFVYAPFMRYAFDTVPVDLRTWLIPLAAGAVVFAAVEVDKALRRARSGQAVF, encoded by the coding sequence ATGAGTACACCCGCTGCCCCACCAGACCATCCGCACGCCCAATCAGTTGATGCAGTGATCAAGGCTGTGTCTACGAGCACGGAGGGTCTAGCAGCTACTGACGCACAGCAGCGCGCCGAGCACCATGGGCCCAATACCTTGCCTCGCGCAGAACAGGAAACCGCTCTGCAGCGATTGCTTCGCCAGTTCAATGACCCGATGATTTTTGTCCTCATCGCTGCTGGGATTCTCACAGCACTGCTGGGCCAGATTGCGGACACGATCGTGATTGCAGCTGTCGTTGTGATTAACGCCTTGGTGGGCTTCTTCCAGGAAGGGAAAGCAGCAAACGCTCTGGAATCCATTCGCAACATGCTCTCGCCGGAGTCCGAGGTGAAAAGAAACGGTGCATGGACGAAAATTCCTGCAGCAGATCTCGTCCCGGGTGACCTGATCAAACTACGCGCTGGCGACAAGGTGCCAGCAGACGCTCGCGTGATTGAATCAGCTAGCCTGCGTATCGAGGAATCTGCGTTGACTGGTGAATCAGTCCCCTCCGATAAATCAACGACACCGGTTGAGGAGTCCGCAGACCTTGGCGACCGGCACTCGATGGCATTTTCTGGCACCACTGTCGCTGCTGGCAGTGGCACAGCCGTGGTCACCTCTACAGGATCCGAGACCCAGATCGGCCATATCACCACGATGCTCGACGATGTCGAGCAAGTAGAAACGCCCCTGACGAAGTCGATGGGCAAACTGTCCTCAGTGCTTGCCGTAGTCTCAGTGGGTCTCGCGGTTTTGATGATCGTGGTTGCGTGGGTATTTTACGACTACACGTTTGTTGAGCTCATCATGTCAGCGATTGGGTTTGCTGTCGCCGCCATCCCAGAAGGGCTGCCAGCTGTCATGGCGATCACCCTGGCGCTAGGTGTACAGAAGATGGCCCAGCGTAATTCAATCACTCGACGGATGAACTCTGTGGAAACGCTCGGTTCGGTGACCACCATTTGCTCGGACAAGACCGGGACCCTGACGAAGAACGAGATGACTGTACGGCAGGTAGTCACCAACCACAACACCTATGAGGTGACGGGCACTGGTTATGCGCCTGAGGGCGAGGTGCTGCTGGATGGGCAAACCGCCCATGCCTCCGACTATCCTGACTTGCTCCGTATAGCGCGCGTGGCATCACTGACCAATGATTCTTCGGTAATCCAGCAAAAGGACGGGTCCTGGAGGCTCAATGGTGAACCGACCGATGGCGGTATCCGTACTTTCGCGCTCAAAGCGGGGTTCGAGGAGCCCGGCAGTGACGTGCGCCTGAGTGCAGTTCCCTTTGATTCCGAGTTTAAATACATGGCTACACTCGATCGCGTCGGTGAGGATGACCCCAGGGTGCATGTAAAAGGTGCGCCTGATCGTCTTCTTGCACGCAGCGCCTACCAATTGGACGCGAACGGTGATACCGAGCCGATTGACACTGTTGCTTGGGAGAAGAAGGTAGATGAACTCGGTGCCACGGGGCAACGCGTCCTGGCTGCAGCTTACCGTCCCGCAACGGAAGCAGACCGTGACTTGAGTACGGAGCGTATCGACGACGGTGGGCTAATCTTTCTGGGGCTCTATGGCATCATCGACCCGCCTCGTGAGGAGGCGATCGAAGCGGTTGAGACCGTGCAAAAGGCTGGGATTAAAGTGCGCATGATCACTGGTGACCATGCTTCTACTGCAACAGCGATCGCCCATGAGATCGGGATCATACGTGATGTTGGCGGTACCGGAACTCTGACCGGAGCAGAACTCGAGGCGGCAACTGATGAGCAGCTGCGCGAGATGGTCAAGAACACCACCGTGTTCGCCCGCACCTCCCCTGAGCACAAGCTGCGCTTGGTGCAGGCACTCCAAGCGAACGGCGAAGTAGTTTCTATGACCGGTGACGGCGTCAACGACGCACCGAGTCTGAAGCAGGCTGATGTCGGCGTGGCCATGGGGATCAAGGGCACCGAGGCAACCAAGGACGCAGCGGACGTGGTCCTTGCCGACGATAACTTCGCCACCATCGCCCACGCCGTGAAAATGGGGCGCACGATTTACGACAACCTGAAAAAGGCGATCGTGTTCATGCTTCCCACCAACGGTGCACAGGGAATGGTTATTTTTGTGTCCATGCTCGCGGGCATGACCCTGCCAATCACTCCCCTGCAAGTGCTGTGGGTCAACTTGATTACTGCCGTGACCTTGTCACTTGCGCTCTCATTTGAACCTTCGGAACCGGGCATTATGCAACGTAAACCCCGCGACCCGAAAGAAGCGTTCCTGAACTCAGAAGCCGTCATCAGGATTGCCTACGTCTCACTACTGATTGGTGGGGCAACAATCGGCGTCTTTGCATGGCAGATGTCCAACGGCGTGGATGTGGACATGGCCCGCACTGTTGCGGTGAACACTTTAGTCGTAGCCCAGATCTTCTACCTGTTCACCGCGCGTTTCACTCGCGTGTCCGCACTGAGGGCCGAGCTGTTCACGACGAACCCCGCCTCATGGATCTGTGTGGGACTCATCATGGCGCTGCAGCTGGTGTTCGTCTACGCGCCGTTTATGCGGTATGCCTTCGATACCGTGCCGGTGGATCTCCGCACGTGGCTGATCCCACTGGCTGCAGGCGCCGTCGTGTTCGCTGCAGTGGAGGTCGACAAGGCGCTTCGCCGCGCCCGCAGTGGTCAAGCGGTCTTCTAA
- the acnA gene encoding aconitate hydratase AcnA, which yields MTESKNSFNAKKTLEVGDKSYDYFALDAVEGMEKLPYSLKVLGENLLRTEDGKNVTEEHIKAIANWDPKAEPSVEIQFTPARVLMQDFTGVPCVVDLATMREAISTLGGNPDDVNPLAPAEMVIDHSVIIEAFGTEDAMAKNVEIEYERNEERYQFLRWGSENFSNFRVVPPGTGIVHQVNIEYLSRVVFDNDGLAYPDTCIGTDSHTTMQNGLGILGWGVGGIEAEAAMLGQPVSMLIPRVVGFKLTGEIPVGVTATDVVLTITDMLRQHGVVQKIVEFYGNGVKSIPLANRATIGNMSPEFGSTAAIFPIDEETTKYLHLTGRDQADIDRVEAYAKAQGMWLEQDAPEAEYSEYLELDLSTVVPSIAGPKRPQDRILLSESKETFRNQLPDYNTAGNESAEPVRAQKVDSVDYNESWPASGESAAAGAEGRASKPVIIESPQGGEYTLDHGAVTIAAITSCTNTSNPSVMVGAALLARKAAEKGLTAKPWVKTIMAPGSQVVDGYYKRADLWKDLEAVGFYLSGFGCASCIGNSGPLPNEISNAINEYDLTATAVLSGNRNFEGRISPDVKMNYLASPLLVIAYAIAGTMDFDFETQALGQDQDGNDVFLKDVWPSSEEIESTIAGAISREMYEADYADVFKGDEQWQQLDVPQGKTFDWNEDSTYIRKAPYFDGMPTEPEPVKDIKGARVLAKLGDSVTTDHISPASSIKPGTPAANYLDENGVERQDYNSFGSRRGNHEVMVRGTFANIRLSNELVDVKGGYTRDFTQEGAPQAFIYDAAQNYAAKDIPLVVIAGKEYGTGSSRDWAAKGTNLLGVKAVITESFERIHRSNLIGMGVIPLQFPEGESHGSLGLDGTETFDITGIEALNDGDTIPKTVRVIATKEDGNTVEFDAKVRIDTPGEADYYRHGGILQYVLRNMVK from the coding sequence GTGACTGAAAGCAAGAACTCCTTCAACGCCAAGAAGACTCTCGAAGTCGGCGACAAGTCCTATGACTACTTCGCCCTCGATGCAGTCGAAGGTATGGAGAAGCTGCCCTACTCCCTGAAGGTTCTCGGAGAGAACCTCCTGCGCACTGAGGACGGCAAGAACGTTACTGAAGAACACATTAAGGCGATCGCTAACTGGGATCCGAAGGCTGAGCCTTCCGTCGAAATCCAGTTCACCCCTGCTCGTGTGCTGATGCAGGACTTCACTGGCGTGCCATGTGTTGTCGACTTAGCAACCATGCGCGAGGCAATCTCCACTCTCGGCGGCAACCCAGATGACGTGAACCCACTGGCTCCAGCCGAGATGGTCATTGACCACTCCGTGATCATCGAGGCCTTCGGCACCGAAGACGCGATGGCTAAGAACGTTGAAATCGAGTACGAGCGCAACGAGGAGCGCTACCAGTTCCTGCGCTGGGGCTCTGAGAACTTCTCTAACTTCCGCGTTGTGCCTCCAGGCACCGGCATCGTGCACCAGGTCAATATTGAGTATCTGTCTCGCGTCGTCTTCGACAACGATGGCCTCGCGTACCCAGATACTTGTATCGGTACTGACTCTCATACCACCATGCAGAATGGCCTAGGTATCTTGGGCTGGGGCGTAGGTGGCATTGAAGCCGAGGCTGCTATGCTTGGCCAGCCAGTGTCCATGCTCATTCCTCGCGTTGTTGGCTTCAAGCTAACGGGCGAGATCCCAGTTGGGGTGACTGCTACCGATGTCGTTCTGACGATTACGGACATGTTGCGCCAGCACGGCGTGGTGCAGAAGATTGTCGAGTTTTACGGCAACGGCGTCAAGTCGATTCCGCTCGCAAACCGCGCAACCATTGGCAACATGTCTCCGGAGTTCGGCTCCACCGCCGCGATCTTCCCGATCGATGAAGAGACCACCAAGTACCTGCACCTGACCGGCCGCGACCAGGCGGATATCGACCGCGTTGAGGCATACGCTAAGGCGCAGGGCATGTGGTTGGAGCAGGACGCTCCAGAAGCTGAGTACTCGGAGTACCTCGAGTTGGATCTGTCCACCGTTGTTCCGTCCATCGCAGGACCGAAGCGTCCGCAGGACCGCATCCTGCTGTCCGAATCCAAGGAAACTTTCCGTAACCAGCTGCCTGATTACAACACGGCAGGCAACGAGTCTGCAGAGCCAGTGCGCGCGCAAAAGGTTGACTCTGTTGACTACAACGAGTCGTGGCCTGCCAGCGGGGAGTCTGCAGCAGCTGGAGCCGAAGGCCGCGCGTCCAAGCCGGTCATTATCGAGTCTCCACAGGGCGGCGAGTACACTCTCGACCACGGCGCGGTCACTATTGCTGCGATCACCTCGTGCACGAACACTTCGAACCCTTCCGTCATGGTTGGCGCTGCACTGCTGGCACGTAAGGCAGCTGAGAAGGGTCTGACAGCGAAGCCATGGGTCAAGACCATTATGGCTCCGGGTTCCCAAGTTGTTGATGGCTACTACAAGCGGGCTGACCTCTGGAAGGACCTCGAGGCTGTCGGCTTCTACCTCTCCGGTTTCGGCTGCGCATCGTGCATCGGTAACTCAGGCCCGCTGCCGAATGAAATCTCTAACGCGATCAACGAGTACGACCTGACAGCAACTGCTGTTCTGTCCGGTAACCGTAACTTCGAGGGCCGTATCTCCCCGGATGTGAAGATGAACTACCTCGCATCTCCACTGTTAGTTATCGCGTACGCGATCGCCGGGACTATGGACTTCGATTTCGAAACCCAGGCTCTGGGCCAGGATCAGGACGGCAACGATGTGTTCCTGAAGGACGTGTGGCCATCTTCTGAGGAGATTGAGTCCACCATTGCTGGCGCGATCTCCCGTGAGATGTATGAGGCCGACTACGCAGACGTCTTCAAGGGCGACGAGCAGTGGCAGCAACTGGACGTTCCACAGGGCAAGACCTTCGATTGGAACGAGGACTCCACCTACATCCGTAAGGCGCCTTACTTCGACGGTATGCCAACGGAGCCTGAACCAGTAAAGGATATCAAGGGCGCCCGCGTCCTGGCGAAACTGGGTGATTCAGTCACCACTGACCACATCTCCCCTGCTTCCTCCATTAAGCCTGGCACCCCTGCTGCCAACTACCTTGATGAAAACGGTGTGGAGCGTCAGGACTACAACTCCTTCGGTTCCCGCCGTGGTAATCACGAGGTTATGGTTCGTGGTACGTTTGCGAACATCCGCCTCTCTAACGAACTGGTCGATGTCAAGGGTGGCTACACCCGCGACTTCACTCAGGAGGGCGCTCCACAGGCCTTCATCTACGATGCCGCTCAGAATTACGCCGCGAAGGACATCCCACTGGTTGTTATCGCCGGTAAGGAATACGGCACGGGCTCCTCTCGTGACTGGGCTGCTAAGGGCACGAACCTGCTGGGTGTCAAGGCAGTTATCACTGAGTCCTTCGAGCGTATTCACCGCTCGAACTTGATCGGTATGGGCGTTATCCCACTGCAGTTCCCAGAGGGCGAGTCCCACGGATCGCTTGGCCTCGATGGAACCGAGACTTTCGACATCACTGGAATCGAGGCGCTGAACGACGGCGACACGATCCCGAAGACGGTCAGGGTTATCGCAACCAAGGAGGACGGTAACACCGTAGAGTTCGATGCCAAGGTCCGTATCGATACACCGGGTGAGGCCGATTACTACCGCCACGGCGGCATCCTGCAGTACGTGCTGCGCAATATGGTGAAGTAA
- a CDS encoding glutamine amidotransferase, with product MSKILLLSLRDGPLGNSVAAAEARDVMNATGLTSHTMVHRILESTQHVIGSLEGISGVIVGGSSLNITDAEWSKWQHHVHAQLAELIDGSLPVFLICYGTSWLTHHTGGSVNHAHAEESGPTVVKLTKAGRDDALLNGFPEEFSSLTGHTENAESPSEVLEVLATGPTCPVQLVRYRDRVWASQFHAEMDAQAMKTRMDFYFDYGYFSPDDYDQIVAGLPSVDTTWANRILRRFVEACFTGQY from the coding sequence ATGTCGAAAATCTTGTTGCTCTCGCTGCGCGACGGGCCTTTAGGGAATAGTGTCGCTGCCGCCGAGGCCCGAGACGTGATGAACGCTACAGGATTGACTTCCCACACCATGGTCCACCGCATCTTGGAATCGACCCAACACGTCATTGGCTCTCTCGAGGGAATCAGTGGGGTGATTGTCGGCGGGAGTTCATTAAATATTACCGACGCCGAGTGGTCTAAGTGGCAGCATCATGTTCATGCGCAACTTGCTGAGCTTATCGACGGCTCGCTACCGGTCTTTCTCATCTGTTACGGCACGAGTTGGCTCACTCACCATACTGGTGGAAGTGTCAACCATGCGCACGCTGAAGAATCGGGGCCAACCGTCGTTAAGCTCACCAAAGCGGGGCGTGACGACGCTCTCCTCAACGGCTTCCCGGAGGAGTTTTCGTCTCTCACCGGACATACCGAGAACGCGGAAAGTCCATCGGAGGTCCTTGAGGTGTTGGCCACTGGTCCGACGTGCCCAGTGCAGCTGGTGCGCTACCGCGACCGAGTGTGGGCCAGCCAGTTCCATGCGGAGATGGACGCCCAAGCGATGAAGACCCGGATGGATTTTTATTTCGATTACGGCTACTTCTCGCCCGACGATTACGATCAGATTGTCGCGGGTCTGCCCTCCGTAGACACGACTTGGGCGAACCGCATCCTGCGTCGCTTCGTCGAGGCTTGTTTTACAGGTCAATACTGA
- a CDS encoding Rv1476 family membrane protein, which yields MGFDNIFVESLAQQLRHDGVAFSSNNPANWILEESLLEVGQTVTHEGFPQVGVVVLEGHDLHGAQLRDLAQDLNLATGIDTIIVRAPHATAAVSDSFTRSELEAGQLAMESQVDYAAGLLEFSGVVQNFSIPWIPLFSAIIALLVAAVIFTVLLDKR from the coding sequence ATGGGTTTCGACAATATTTTTGTGGAATCATTGGCCCAGCAGCTTCGGCACGATGGGGTAGCTTTTAGCTCGAATAATCCCGCGAACTGGATCCTCGAGGAATCTCTCCTTGAGGTCGGCCAGACCGTAACCCACGAGGGCTTCCCCCAAGTGGGGGTAGTGGTGCTAGAGGGTCACGATTTGCATGGGGCGCAGCTTCGGGATCTCGCCCAGGATCTGAATCTTGCCACAGGAATAGACACCATTATTGTTCGTGCGCCCCACGCGACGGCCGCGGTTAGTGACTCGTTCACGCGCAGTGAGCTTGAAGCAGGGCAACTCGCCATGGAGTCCCAGGTGGATTATGCTGCCGGACTTTTAGAGTTTTCCGGCGTTGTACAAAACTTCTCCATACCGTGGATTCCTTTGTTCTCCGCGATCATTGCACTTTTGGTTGCCGCGGTTATTTTTACAGTTCTTCTCGACAAGCGCTGA
- a CDS encoding ACT domain-containing protein, translating to MYAIITVTGADHTGIIAAVTSALAEKDVNILDVSQTLMDKWFTMILRVELDDDGVGIRELQEHMDTVGEKEALVIRIQSEALFTAVNEI from the coding sequence ATGTACGCCATCATTACCGTGACCGGTGCAGACCACACTGGAATTATTGCCGCAGTCACCTCCGCCCTCGCTGAAAAAGACGTGAACATCTTGGACGTTTCGCAAACACTGATGGACAAGTGGTTCACCATGATTCTGCGAGTAGAGCTTGACGACGATGGGGTGGGCATCAGGGAACTGCAGGAACACATGGATACTGTGGGCGAGAAGGAAGCACTTGTCATCCGCATCCAGTCGGAAGCGTTGTTCACCGCAGTCAACGAGATTTAG
- a CDS encoding DIP1281 family NlpC/P60 protein, whose protein sequence is MLYQNRQRRNSRARMWLATVACTTSVALATSLTPAVAQEEASASALVSAISEAQAEIDRLNLEMGALREAVNKAIVDYGDAQSAAEQARQGAKDARKVLEDSQSAVEKAQDELNEVARSTYRNDGSTSSVAALDSDDALKDSLDRSVFLKKQRGEKKETLNRLEGERTAHANADSLVRLAVQLAEKREKEAIDAETSANELLTDNQEALEQKSEELTAAQEELRSAQNALEEIRPGSSGTPDHTPASQAREDETTVSESPAEPATPPQTATQETDSTQPTASPEQQAEPHTEVTSENTEVSSPQGGNQYYSDSRSVFGESVDATESGEDAAAHDDVAAELSSQAISAITRQATEKADQSILDREIPVPTLEQIQDAVRTVMSMRGTFDESNEGDLATAAAIVAATLVVLATQVSNADLAHGSSAIGGAATQEGANGDAQDATVNSGVSTLPAVTTELETDTPALNEVLPEIQTVEQITERATEIVADSSRAAKIETVIARAETQLGVPYAWGGGDANGPTKGIRDGGVADAHGDYNKIGFDCSGLTLYAFAGVGISLPHYSGYQYQRGTKISPSEAQRGDLLFWGPSGSQHVAIYLGDGMMIEAPQSGDVVKKSPVRWSGMSQYAVRLI, encoded by the coding sequence GTGCTTTACCAGAACCGTCAGCGGCGGAATAGCCGTGCCCGCATGTGGCTCGCGACCGTCGCGTGCACCACATCAGTGGCGCTAGCTACCTCGCTCACTCCGGCAGTCGCCCAGGAAGAGGCGTCGGCAAGCGCTCTTGTATCCGCGATCTCGGAGGCGCAAGCTGAAATTGACCGTCTCAACCTGGAGATGGGTGCCCTGCGAGAAGCCGTCAACAAAGCGATCGTTGACTATGGCGACGCCCAATCCGCCGCAGAACAGGCACGGCAAGGGGCCAAAGACGCAAGAAAAGTCCTTGAGGACTCACAAAGTGCAGTAGAAAAGGCGCAAGATGAACTCAATGAAGTTGCGCGCTCGACCTACCGCAACGATGGTTCTACCAGCAGTGTTGCTGCACTTGATAGCGACGATGCGCTCAAGGACTCGCTTGATCGAAGTGTTTTTCTAAAGAAGCAGCGGGGCGAAAAGAAAGAGACCCTCAACAGGCTCGAAGGCGAACGCACAGCTCATGCCAACGCAGATTCCCTCGTGCGCCTCGCGGTGCAACTTGCCGAAAAGCGGGAGAAAGAGGCAATTGACGCAGAAACATCAGCGAACGAGCTGCTAACCGATAATCAAGAAGCTCTCGAGCAAAAGAGTGAAGAACTTACTGCCGCGCAAGAGGAGTTACGCAGCGCGCAAAACGCTCTCGAAGAGATACGTCCCGGATCGTCCGGCACACCGGATCACACTCCGGCCTCGCAGGCCCGCGAGGATGAAACGACTGTCAGCGAGTCACCCGCGGAGCCTGCAACTCCACCACAGACAGCGACACAGGAAACCGATTCGACCCAGCCAACGGCCAGCCCAGAGCAACAGGCAGAGCCACACACTGAAGTAACTAGTGAGAACACGGAAGTTTCGTCGCCGCAGGGCGGGAACCAGTACTACAGCGATTCTCGATCCGTTTTTGGTGAGTCCGTTGACGCAACAGAGTCCGGGGAAGACGCTGCTGCACATGATGATGTCGCCGCTGAACTGTCGTCACAGGCTATTTCAGCAATCACTCGCCAAGCTACGGAAAAGGCCGATCAGTCAATCCTCGACCGCGAGATTCCTGTTCCTACCCTGGAACAGATCCAGGACGCGGTGCGGACAGTCATGTCCATGCGGGGCACTTTCGACGAATCCAACGAGGGCGACCTTGCCACCGCAGCCGCTATAGTTGCCGCGACCCTTGTGGTCTTGGCCACCCAGGTCTCCAACGCTGACCTTGCACATGGTTCGTCGGCAATCGGTGGCGCAGCAACACAGGAGGGCGCTAACGGCGATGCTCAGGACGCTACAGTTAACTCCGGGGTGTCAACCCTGCCTGCGGTAACCACGGAGCTGGAAACCGACACACCTGCTCTCAACGAGGTTCTGCCAGAGATTCAGACTGTTGAGCAGATAACTGAAAGAGCAACCGAAATCGTTGCGGACTCGTCTCGCGCAGCAAAGATTGAAACTGTGATTGCACGCGCCGAAACCCAGTTGGGTGTTCCCTATGCGTGGGGTGGTGGAGATGCGAACGGCCCAACAAAAGGCATTCGGGACGGCGGTGTGGCTGATGCCCACGGCGACTACAACAAGATCGGCTTCGATTGTTCTGGTCTTACCCTCTACGCATTTGCTGGTGTTGGCATCTCACTTCCTCACTACTCTGGTTACCAGTATCAGCGCGGTACTAAGATCTCGCCGAGCGAAGCACAGCGAGGTGACCTGCTCTTCTGGGGCCCGTCGGGTAGCCAACATGTGGCTATTTACCTGGGCGACGGCATGATGATCGAAGCCCCTCAGTCTGGCGACGTGGTGAAGAAATCTCCCGTGCGTTGGTCTGGTATGTCACAGTATGCGGTTCGCCTGATCTAA